From a single Acidobacteriota bacterium genomic region:
- a CDS encoding DUF4097 family beta strand repeat protein, which produces MNWIYSIFIACLLFGAEEPAANRTEQPAPTEVTIPAVRQDVTERFEQNYPLQPNGRVSLSNINGDIVIEPWDRSEVRVVATKTADSAETLAEIEISVDAEPAAVRIKTEMKGWGYGNRNERNRYRRSRVDYRISVPRTARLDSIENVNGSVSVSGLAGSTKIAAVNGNVNASGLSGVSDLSTVNGQVIADFTTVARGSRISLSTVNGSVAVTLPSDVDATIRADSLNGPISNEFGLPVRKGQYIGRDLHGRLGSGDAQIRLNSVNGELAIKRKSDGRKQSPATNLLRGTEGDEDTDVSVNVEAARVNAEVARAMSRSNAEIQRSMKEAEAAIAKAQPEFDRLRARVEIDTERLRALATEQTAREALIFAREFGAGFPVGAPRIAESSKSIPVDAEPQIILNTKGCSVVVRAWDKQEVRYTVSEVAGRRVGDPVTVTDSETGNQVKLEVVNDAPAGRFFGSSFTARVEVWVPKRSSLSITADGDVRISGITGKVEINSDGASSDVRDVSGDLKLAIGDGRARVIGFDGGLVASSDNGELYLEGTFSSINAETSGGRTVLSLPASANATVFSNIAPEVDSLRLENIGEDRFRIGNGAAEYRFRSEGGALVIRSAELLSVK; this is translated from the coding sequence ATGAATTGGATATATTCGATATTTATCGCGTGTTTGCTGTTCGGTGCGGAAGAACCGGCAGCCAATCGTACTGAACAACCGGCACCGACGGAAGTAACAATCCCGGCGGTTCGTCAGGATGTAACCGAAAGATTTGAGCAAAATTACCCGCTTCAGCCCAATGGCCGCGTGAGCCTTTCAAATATCAATGGCGATATCGTGATCGAGCCCTGGGACCGCAGCGAGGTCCGCGTCGTCGCGACGAAGACCGCCGATTCTGCCGAAACGCTTGCAGAGATCGAAATATCGGTCGATGCCGAACCTGCCGCCGTCCGCATAAAGACGGAAATGAAGGGCTGGGGATACGGCAATCGAAACGAACGCAACCGATATCGCAGATCACGGGTAGATTATCGGATAAGCGTTCCCCGAACCGCACGGCTTGATTCGATCGAGAACGTAAACGGTTCGGTCAGTGTCTCCGGCCTTGCGGGTTCGACCAAGATCGCCGCTGTCAACGGCAACGTGAATGCCAGCGGACTCTCCGGAGTTTCGGACCTCTCAACGGTGAACGGCCAGGTGATCGCTGATTTCACGACCGTCGCTCGCGGTTCACGCATCTCTCTCAGCACGGTCAACGGCTCGGTCGCAGTGACCTTGCCTTCCGACGTTGATGCAACGATAAGGGCAGATTCGCTCAATGGGCCGATCTCAAACGAATTCGGCCTGCCGGTCCGAAAGGGCCAGTACATCGGGCGTGACCTTCATGGAAGACTAGGTTCGGGCGATGCGCAGATAAGGCTCAACAGCGTCAATGGTGAACTGGCGATTAAGCGAAAGAGCGATGGCCGAAAGCAATCCCCGGCAACGAACTTGCTTCGCGGAACAGAGGGCGACGAGGACACCGATGTCTCTGTGAATGTCGAAGCGGCTCGAGTTAACGCCGAGGTTGCGAGGGCCATGAGCCGGTCGAATGCCGAAATTCAGCGTTCTATGAAGGAGGCAGAGGCCGCTATAGCAAAAGCTCAGCCGGAGTTCGACCGGCTACGTGCGCGGGTCGAGATCGATACTGAGCGGCTAAGGGCTCTCGCCACCGAGCAGACGGCTCGGGAAGCACTTATCTTTGCACGCGAGTTTGGTGCCGGTTTCCCGGTCGGGGCTCCGCGTATTGCTGAAAGCTCGAAGTCGATCCCGGTCGATGCAGAGCCGCAGATCATTCTCAATACGAAAGGCTGTTCGGTCGTCGTCCGTGCTTGGGATAAACAGGAAGTTCGTTACACCGTTAGCGAGGTTGCCGGCCGGCGGGTCGGAGACCCCGTAACCGTCACCGACTCAGAAACAGGAAACCAGGTAAAGCTTGAGGTCGTCAATGATGCCCCGGCGGGCCGGTTCTTTGGTTCCTCATTTACGGCACGCGTAGAGGTTTGGGTTCCCAAGCGTTCGAGCCTTAGCATTACAGCCGATGGTGACGTCCGAATCTCAGGCATCACAGGCAAAGTCGAAATAAACTCCGACGGAGCCTCGTCCGACGTCCGTGACGTCTCCGGCGACCTAAAGCTTGCGATAGGCGACGGCAGGGCGCGTGTGATCGGTTTTGACGGCGGGCTCGTGGCGAGCTCGGACAACGGCGAATTGTATCTGGAAGGGACCTTTTCTTCGATCAACGCCGAAACCTCGGGCGGCCGGACCGTCCTCTCATTACCCGCCTCAGCAAACGCAACCGTTTTTTCTAACATCGCCCCCGAGGTCGACTCGCTCCGCCTTGAAAATATCGGCGAGGACCGTTTCCGTATCGGCAACGGAGCCGCTGAGTATCGATTCCGTTCCGAGGGCGGTGCCTTGGTAATTCGCTCCGCTGAGTTGCTTTCGGTCAAGTAA
- a CDS encoding carbohydrate binding family 9 domain-containing protein, with amino-acid sequence MNAIIIIFAILLISISAYAQPTTDVASAEKSSSSNTSEVTKVPVGKSGKVDVPAEKLRPINIPITDSEVTIDGRLDEPAWQTAAVFKDFYQTSPGDNTAPSRPTEAYVFYDEKHLYIGFKCWDERDKIRATIAKRDNVFGEDNVRVWLDTFNDQRRAYVLGFNPLGIQQDGIYTEGQGADFSVDIVMESKGVIEDWGWAVEVKIPFKSLRYQAGEGKLWGFNVARNIDRFNDEFTQWLPDDRDISGFLIKHGKITGLNSIKYERTLEVVPSVTVSQTGRRTRTIPRYQLTPGAIDPGRFVNEAIKPEFGVTLKYSISPNITLDAAINPDFAEIEADAPVVTANQRFPIFFQEKRPFFLEGQEIFSSPLRVFYSRTIIDPDAAVKLTGKIGKTSFGFLAASDKAPGNYDEDDRNDPSVRPRIDEFLDKNALFGVLRLKRDFGKENNIGLFATYRSFPEQKNVTAGFDGRIKVNSQTTASFQVVGTHSKRCFFETAFDATSDPTQAQRNREICGGGTFGGVTQLGSPYNQYRSGNGIGYYANLDHSTDRRGWFLEVGGQSKDYRTDAGFTRRTNTNFAFAFNRFSTKSDANASIIRASWAQFSGIDYDWSGRLQRFRAGTNVNLSLQKNTYLNFESAIVYDKIYEEEFGLKRLPTRPQGTFLGDPTRATWQQIVSGNINQTPHKRFNYGMFVGFINNAFDFDLGSGGQIDPGPGQQFDAEVWGEVKPTDPLRISLSYRKSRLVRNDNRRRAFDADIVSLRSTYQFTRFLFARMRLDYNSTRSHYAGQALFGWNPNPGTAFYIGYNDDFNYSGISPFTGQFEPGFKRNGRTFFIRMSGCRLFYFFPQGENFL; translated from the coding sequence ATGAACGCCATCATCATAATATTTGCGATCCTTCTCATCTCGATCTCCGCTTACGCCCAACCGACGACCGACGTCGCGTCAGCCGAAAAGTCATCATCCTCTAATACTAGCGAGGTGACGAAGGTTCCGGTGGGCAAGAGCGGAAAGGTCGATGTGCCCGCTGAAAAACTCAGGCCGATCAATATTCCCATCACCGATAGTGAGGTCACTATAGATGGCAGGCTCGATGAGCCCGCATGGCAGACGGCCGCAGTCTTTAAGGACTTCTATCAAACGAGCCCGGGCGACAACACGGCTCCCTCGCGGCCGACCGAAGCTTACGTTTTTTACGATGAGAAGCACTTGTACATCGGTTTCAAGTGCTGGGACGAGCGCGACAAGATCCGGGCGACGATCGCAAAGCGAGACAACGTCTTCGGCGAAGATAACGTCCGCGTTTGGCTTGACACGTTTAACGATCAAAGGCGTGCCTACGTGCTTGGCTTTAACCCGCTCGGAATTCAGCAGGACGGCATTTACACCGAAGGCCAGGGGGCCGATTTCAGCGTGGATATCGTCATGGAATCAAAGGGTGTGATCGAAGATTGGGGCTGGGCAGTTGAGGTGAAAATACCTTTCAAGTCGCTCCGTTACCAAGCCGGCGAGGGGAAGCTTTGGGGCTTTAATGTCGCCAGAAACATCGACCGCTTTAATGACGAATTCACCCAATGGCTTCCGGACGACCGCGACATCTCCGGCTTTCTGATCAAGCATGGCAAGATAACCGGCCTCAATAGCATCAAATATGAACGGACGCTTGAGGTAGTCCCGAGCGTTACCGTCTCACAGACCGGCCGAAGGACGCGGACGATCCCGCGGTACCAATTGACGCCCGGTGCCATCGACCCCGGCCGCTTTGTAAACGAAGCGATCAAACCGGAGTTTGGCGTAACGCTGAAGTACAGCATTTCGCCAAACATAACGCTCGACGCGGCGATCAACCCTGACTTTGCCGAGATCGAAGCAGATGCTCCGGTCGTTACTGCTAACCAAAGATTTCCGATCTTTTTTCAGGAGAAGAGGCCGTTCTTTCTTGAGGGCCAGGAGATATTCAGCTCGCCGCTTCGTGTTTTTTATTCGCGGACGATCATCGATCCGGACGCGGCCGTAAAGCTGACCGGAAAGATCGGCAAGACCTCGTTCGGCTTTCTTGCCGCTTCCGATAAGGCTCCCGGAAATTACGATGAGGACGACCGTAACGATCCCTCGGTCCGTCCGCGAATCGATGAGTTTCTGGACAAGAACGCACTCTTCGGTGTGCTTCGCCTAAAACGCGATTTTGGAAAGGAAAACAACATCGGCCTTTTCGCCACATACCGGAGCTTTCCTGAGCAGAAAAATGTCACGGCGGGCTTTGACGGGCGGATCAAAGTTAATTCGCAAACTACGGCCAGCTTTCAAGTTGTTGGCACCCACTCCAAGCGATGCTTCTTTGAGACGGCGTTCGATGCAACCTCCGACCCAACACAGGCACAAAGAAACCGCGAGATCTGCGGTGGCGGGACGTTCGGCGGCGTGACGCAACTCGGCAGCCCGTACAACCAATATCGGTCCGGTAACGGTATCGGATATTACGCAAACCTTGACCATTCGACCGACCGCCGCGGTTGGTTCCTGGAGGTCGGCGGCCAGAGCAAGGACTACCGGACCGACGCCGGTTTCACTCGAAGAACGAACACGAATTTCGCCTTTGCCTTCAATCGGTTCAGTACGAAGTCAGACGCTAATGCGTCGATCATCCGTGCCTCATGGGCCCAGTTCAGCGGCATCGATTACGACTGGAGTGGCAGATTGCAGCGGTTCCGGGCCGGAACGAACGTGAACCTATCGCTTCAGAAGAACACTTATTTGAATTTCGAATCTGCGATCGTTTACGACAAGATCTACGAAGAAGAGTTCGGGCTCAAGCGTCTCCCGACCCGGCCGCAGGGAACTTTTCTCGGCGATCCGACCCGTGCCACCTGGCAGCAGATCGTATCCGGAAATATCAACCAAACACCGCACAAAAGGTTCAACTACGGAATGTTCGTGGGCTTTATCAACAATGCGTTCGACTTTGACCTCGGATCCGGCGGACAGATAGATCCCGGGCCCGGCCAACAGTTTGATGCCGAGGTCTGGGGCGAGGTCAAGCCAACGGACCCTCTCCGCATCTCGCTTTCGTACCGCAAGAGCCGGCTTGTCCGCAATGATAATCGGCGGCGGGCGTTCGACGCAGACATCGTGAGCCTCCGTTCGACGTATCAGTTCACGCGATTCCTGTTTGCACGGATGCGGCTGGACTATAACTCGACGCGGAGCCACTATGCCGGCCAGGCCCTTTTCGGCTGGAACCCGAATCCCGGCACCGCCTTTTACATCGGTTACAACGATGACTTCAATTACAGCGGCATAAGCCCATTTACGGGACAGTTTGAGCCCGGCTTTAAGCGAAACGGCCGAACCTTCTTTATCCGCATGAGTGGCTGCCGCCTTTTTTATTTTTTTCCACAGGGCGAAAACTTCTTGTAA
- a CDS encoding citrate synthase (catalyzes the formation of citrate from acetyl-CoA and oxaloacetate) gives MSTGTETTAAAAGLRGVVAAQSSIGDVDGVNGILIYQGYDIHDLAEHSTFEEVIFLLWNGRLPKQDELADLTAQFRANYAVPPEVIGAMKTFPKDADPMDVLRTAVSSLDFYDKAGHATDRENATKAAIKLTAQMGTIAAAWDRIRNGKEVVAPDENLSIAENFLYMLRGERAEADEARMFDIALILHADHELNASTFTTRVVSGTLAGMYGAVTAGIAALAGPLHGGANTNVMKMLIEIGDLDRVDAFVEKALEEKRKIMGIGHAVYKTEDPRATWLRKFSKTMADKAGETKWFEMSQRIESLMLEKKGMYPNVDFYSASTYFLMGIPLDLFTPIFAVSRISGWTGHILEQYANNKLIRPRAEYIGERGLKYVPIAER, from the coding sequence ATGAGTACAGGAACAGAAACAACAGCCGCTGCAGCCGGATTACGGGGCGTAGTTGCGGCCCAGAGTTCCATCGGCGATGTCGATGGTGTAAACGGAATTCTAATTTATCAGGGATATGACATCCACGATCTGGCTGAGCATTCTACGTTTGAAGAGGTGATCTTTCTCCTTTGGAATGGCCGCCTTCCGAAGCAGGACGAATTGGCTGATCTGACGGCTCAGTTCCGCGCGAACTACGCGGTACCGCCCGAGGTCATTGGAGCGATGAAAACATTCCCTAAGGATGCTGATCCTATGGACGTGCTCCGCACAGCGGTCTCGTCGCTTGATTTTTACGACAAGGCGGGCCATGCCACCGATCGTGAAAATGCGACCAAGGCGGCCATCAAGCTAACGGCACAGATGGGAACCATCGCCGCCGCCTGGGACCGAATTCGTAACGGCAAGGAAGTCGTGGCTCCGGATGAGAACCTCAGCATCGCAGAGAATTTTCTCTATATGCTTCGCGGCGAACGGGCAGAAGCTGACGAGGCTCGGATGTTCGATATCGCGCTTATCCTCCACGCTGACCACGAGCTCAACGCCTCGACCTTTACGACCCGTGTCGTCTCGGGCACTTTGGCGGGAATGTATGGAGCCGTTACAGCGGGCATCGCCGCTCTTGCCGGCCCGCTGCACGGCGGAGCAAACACGAATGTGATGAAGATGCTGATCGAGATCGGCGACCTCGATAGGGTTGACGCGTTCGTCGAGAAAGCTCTTGAAGAGAAGCGGAAGATCATGGGCATTGGCCACGCCGTTTACAAGACGGAAGACCCGCGTGCGACCTGGCTACGGAAGTTTTCGAAGACGATGGCTGACAAGGCTGGCGAGACGAAATGGTTCGAGATGTCGCAGCGGATCGAAAGCCTTATGCTCGAGAAAAAGGGAATGTATCCGAACGTCGATTTCTATTCGGCTTCGACCTATTTCCTGATGGGCATCCCGCTTGATCTCTTTACTCCGATCTTTGCGGTCAGCCGCATTTCTGGGTGGACGGGCCACATTCTTGAGCAGTATGCGAACAACAAGCTGATCAGGCCGCGTGCCGAGTACATCGGCGAACGCGGACTCAAGTATGTGCCGATAGCTGAAAGATAG
- a CDS encoding TraR/DksA family transcriptional regulator, protein MSKLNLKQIKQKLEDERLLLIEKLKGNDLSIDASETPDPVDLAVRNYSKNVQLAVSENESKQLTLIDEALRRIDDDEYGVCLNCEKAINPKRLAAIPWARYCIECQQLVEQGMIDDDE, encoded by the coding sequence ATGAGCAAATTGAACCTCAAACAGATCAAGCAGAAACTCGAAGACGAGCGTTTACTGCTGATCGAAAAACTCAAAGGTAATGATCTGTCAATTGACGCCTCGGAAACTCCCGATCCGGTCGATCTTGCCGTTCGCAATTATTCCAAGAATGTTCAGCTCGCTGTCTCTGAAAACGAGAGCAAGCAATTGACGCTGATCGATGAGGCCCTTCGCCGGATCGACGATGACGAGTACGGCGTCTGCCTCAACTGCGAGAAAGCGATCAACCCTAAGCGGCTGGCGGCGATCCCCTGGGCCCGCTATTGCATCGAGTGCCAGCAACTGGTCGAGCAAGGAATGATCGACGACGACGAATAG
- a CDS encoding 23S rRNA (pseudouridine(1915)-N(3))-methyltransferase RlmH, protein MKFRFLWVGKTKEPNLLNLQNEYLSRLSRFVRTDITEVREGRPGGTRSQDEGEAILQAINPASFVVAMEAGGKHLTSHELAAEIEKWMNSSKRDVVFVIGGAEGLSSEVAERADIRLSLSFLTFTHEMVRVFLLEQLYRAFTIIRGYPYQK, encoded by the coding sequence ATGAAATTCAGATTTCTATGGGTCGGAAAGACCAAAGAACCGAATCTCCTTAACCTGCAAAACGAGTACCTTTCGCGGCTCTCGCGATTTGTACGGACCGACATAACCGAGGTTCGCGAAGGGCGGCCCGGCGGGACACGCTCACAGGACGAAGGCGAAGCCATCTTGCAGGCAATAAATCCTGCAAGTTTCGTTGTCGCCATGGAGGCCGGCGGAAAGCATTTGACGTCGCACGAGCTTGCCGCTGAGATCGAAAAATGGATGAATTCGTCCAAGCGGGATGTGGTTTTTGTCATCGGCGGGGCCGAAGGCCTCTCTTCTGAGGTTGCCGAAAGGGCAGACATTAGGCTATCCTTATCGTTTCTAACTTTTACGCACGAAATGGTTCGTGTGTTTTTGTTGGAGCAGTTATATCGAGCATTTACGATTATAAGGGGCTACCCCTACCAAAAATGA
- the rsfS gene encoding ribosome silencing factor, with protein MEETQEKSLQRETARIEIAATKTPFEDVDEGVRLAIQCAADKKATDIVALDLREITSFTEFFVIASGANQRQVQAVADDVREQLKEKLGLRSNRIEGYNTADWVLMDFGDFIVHVFEKNAREFYDLERLWLDARKVEIPEGI; from the coding sequence ATGGAAGAAACTCAGGAAAAATCGCTCCAACGCGAGACTGCCCGGATCGAGATCGCAGCGACAAAGACGCCGTTCGAGGACGTTGATGAGGGTGTTCGGCTTGCAATCCAATGTGCTGCAGACAAAAAAGCAACGGATATCGTCGCACTCGACCTTCGCGAGATCACGAGCTTCACGGAGTTTTTCGTTATCGCCAGCGGTGCCAATCAGCGGCAGGTCCAGGCCGTTGCCGACGACGTTCGCGAACAGCTTAAAGAAAAGCTGGGCCTCCGTTCGAACCGGATCGAGGGCTACAATACTGCCGATTGGGTACTAATGGACTTTGGCGATTTTATCGTTCACGTCTTCGAAAAGAACGCTCGGGAGTTTTACGACCTCGAACGGCTGTGGCTTGACGCACGAAAGGTCGAGATCCCGGAAGGTATCTAG
- the nadD gene encoding nicotinate (nicotinamide) nucleotide adenylyltransferase: protein MKRVAYFGGTFDPVHCGHIAVAKALVPAFGLDRLHFLPAFHAPHKPERRPTSGYHRYAMLSIATANEPMLMVSTLELDKRERRYTIDTLAELKALHADSELFFVMGADSWTDIRTWKDWESVLLAVNHIVVSRPGFELSSDHVTPKVQSRIVDLRTSGNALPADFAADEPRIFITDAVNQDISATDLREDLSDGELDRQDEIPAEVAKYIEKYELYR, encoded by the coding sequence ATGAAGCGCGTCGCATATTTTGGCGGAACATTTGACCCGGTCCATTGCGGCCACATCGCGGTGGCAAAGGCGCTCGTTCCGGCATTCGGCCTGGATCGGCTTCATTTTCTGCCGGCTTTCCACGCCCCGCATAAGCCGGAACGACGGCCGACGTCGGGCTATCACCGGTATGCGATGCTCTCGATCGCGACCGCAAACGAGCCGATGCTCATGGTCTCAACGCTCGAACTCGATAAACGCGAGCGGCGTTATACGATAGATACACTTGCCGAGCTGAAGGCGTTGCACGCGGACTCGGAGCTTTTCTTCGTAATGGGTGCCGATTCGTGGACGGACATTCGGACGTGGAAGGATTGGGAAAGTGTTTTGCTTGCGGTGAATCATATTGTCGTCAGCCGGCCCGGGTTTGAGCTGTCGTCCGATCATGTTACGCCGAAAGTTCAATCAAGAATTGTCGATCTCCGCACGAGCGGGAATGCTCTCCCGGCCGACTTCGCAGCGGATGAACCTCGGATATTCATAACGGATGCCGTAAATCAAGACATTTCCGCTACCGATCTTCGCGAGGACCTCAGCGACGGCGAACTCGATCGACAGGACGAAATTCCGGCCGAAGTTGCAAAATACATCGAAAAATACGAACTTTATAGATAA
- the obgE gene encoding GTPase ObgE: MFIDRAKIKIKAGDGGNGVTAFRREKFVPRGGPSGGDGGVGGDVWLESDEGLNTLLHLRYNPEHKAERGRHGEGSRRHGRDGESVVVRVPVGTQVFDAETGELRFDFTEPGQKYLAAKGGKGGWGNSHFATPTRQAPKYHYTGRPGEERELQLELKLIADVGLVGFPNAGKSTLISVISAAKPKIADYPFTTLEPNLGVVDLGDFRTFVVADIPGLIEGASEGAGLGDRFLRHVERTKLILHLVDVSSLSGRDPVEDYRIINNELANYSPEIAARPQIIVATKIDALDDPERLESLRKQAADDGLQFIDISSVTNRNIKELVAMVAVRLDELKQEDLTISLAEHS; the protein is encoded by the coding sequence GTGTTCATAGATAGGGCAAAGATCAAGATCAAGGCGGGTGACGGCGGCAACGGCGTGACCGCTTTTCGCCGTGAAAAATTCGTGCCGCGAGGCGGGCCTTCGGGCGGCGATGGCGGCGTTGGCGGCGATGTCTGGCTAGAATCCGACGAGGGGCTGAATACTCTACTGCATCTCCGGTACAACCCCGAACACAAGGCCGAACGCGGCCGGCACGGCGAGGGTTCGCGAAGGCACGGCCGCGATGGCGAGTCGGTCGTTGTCCGTGTTCCTGTCGGCACACAGGTGTTTGACGCGGAAACCGGCGAGCTACGTTTTGACTTCACAGAACCGGGCCAAAAGTATCTGGCCGCAAAGGGCGGCAAGGGCGGATGGGGCAATTCGCACTTCGCGACCCCGACCCGGCAAGCCCCCAAATACCACTACACCGGCCGCCCCGGCGAGGAACGCGAACTCCAGCTTGAGCTCAAGCTCATCGCCGACGTCGGGCTGGTCGGCTTCCCCAATGCCGGCAAATCCACGCTGATCAGCGTCATCTCCGCCGCCAAGCCGAAGATCGCAGATTATCCTTTCACAACGCTTGAGCCGAATCTCGGCGTCGTCGATCTCGGCGATTTTCGGACGTTCGTCGTAGCCGATATACCGGGCTTGATCGAGGGAGCGTCGGAAGGTGCGGGCCTGGGCGATCGCTTCCTGCGGCACGTTGAGCGGACCAAGCTCATCCTGCATCTCGTCGATGTTTCGTCGCTCTCCGGACGCGATCCGGTCGAGGACTACCGAATTATCAACAATGAGCTCGCGAACTACAGCCCCGAGATCGCCGCTCGTCCGCAAATTATTGTCGCCACCAAGATCGATGCACTCGACGACCCGGAAAGGCTCGAATCGCTCCGAAAGCAGGCCGCGGATGATGGACTTCAGTTCATCGATATTTCTTCCGTAACCAACCGTAACATCAAGGAGTTGGTCGCAATGGTTGCCGTCAGGCTCGATGAGCTGAAGCAGGAAGATCTCACAATTTCTCTCGCCGAACATTCATGA